From a region of the Falco cherrug isolate bFalChe1 chromosome 9, bFalChe1.pri, whole genome shotgun sequence genome:
- the VSIR gene encoding V-type immunoglobulin domain-containing suppressor of T-cell activation isoform X1, with protein sequence MEAPSPRAGLLLAALCLLASHGGPAAFLITTPYSLCVCPEGQNVTLTCRVSGPLADRHDLLYKTWYFSSNGDQSCSEKKHIRNITEKELHHDLSRHHEPLGNSTQKSPLEGQASHHGVEFVPDHHGAFHIVVMNLTLQDSGNYCCYAVEARREHGKPHTLQVAHGFVELQIQQGRGGLQNCTFHTATSKDITAAALATGACIVGILCLPLILLLIYKQRQAVSSRRAHELVRMESSAQGIENPVFEAVPTASMEPRPQPQLSYMASRQPSESGRHLLSEPSTPLSPPGPGDCFFPTLDPVPDSPNSLKA encoded by the exons aTGGAGGCGCCGTCCCCCCGCGccgggctgctgctggccgcgCTCTGCCTGCTGGCTTCCCACG GAGGGCCAGCAGCGTTCCTGATCACTACCCCATATTCGCTCTGTGTCTGCCCCGAGGGCCAGAACGTCACCCTGACCTGCCGGGTCAGTGGTCCCCTCGCCGACCGCCACGACCTGCTCTACAAAACCTGGTACTTCAGCAGCAATGGTGACCAGAGCTGCTCTGAGAAGAAGCACATCCGCAACATCACTGAGAAAGAGCTGCACCATGACCTGAGCAGGCACCATGAGCCACTGGGCAACAGCACCCAAAAATCTCCCCTTGAGGGCCAAGCCAGCCATCACGGGGTGGAGTTTGTCCCCGACCACCATGGTGCCTTCCACATCGTGGTGATGAACCTGACGCTGCAGGACAGTGGGAATTACTGCTGCTATGCTGTGGAGGCCAGGAGGGAGCACGGCAAGCCCCACACCCTGCAGGTCGCTCATGGCTTTGTGGAGCTGCAGATTCAGCAAG gcagaggagggcttCAAAACTGCACGTTTCACACTGCCACCAGCAaag ATATCACAGCTGCCGCGCTGGCAACGGGCGCCTGCATCGTGGGcatcctctgcctgcccctcaTCTTGCTCCTGATTTACAAGCAGAGACAAGCTGTCAGCAGCAGAC GTGCCCATGAGCTCGTCAGAATGGAGAG CAGCGCCCAGGGCATTGAAAACCCTGTCTTCGAGGCGGTCCCCACGGCGAGCATGGAGCCGCGGCCCCAACCCCAGCTCTCCTACATGGCCAGCCGGCAGCCCTCTGAGTCTGGCCGGCACTTGCTCTCTGAGCCCAGcacccccctgtccccccctgGCCCCGGGGACTGCTTCTTCCCAACACTGG ATCCTGTTCCCGACTCACCAAATTCCTTGAAAGCCTAA
- the VSIR gene encoding V-type immunoglobulin domain-containing suppressor of T-cell activation isoform X2, with amino-acid sequence MEAPSPRAGLLLAALCLLASHGGPAAFLITTPYSLCVCPEGQNVTLTCRVSGPLADRHDLLYKTWYFSSNGDQSCSEKKHIRNITEKELHHDLSRHHEPLGNSTQKSPLEGQASHHGVEFVPDHHGAFHIVVMNLTLQDSGNYCCYAVEARREHGKPHTLQVAHGFVELQIQQGRGGLQNCTFHTATSKDITAAALATGACIVGILCLPLILLLIYKQRQAVSSRRAHELVRMESAQGIENPVFEAVPTASMEPRPQPQLSYMASRQPSESGRHLLSEPSTPLSPPGPGDCFFPTLDPVPDSPNSLKA; translated from the exons aTGGAGGCGCCGTCCCCCCGCGccgggctgctgctggccgcgCTCTGCCTGCTGGCTTCCCACG GAGGGCCAGCAGCGTTCCTGATCACTACCCCATATTCGCTCTGTGTCTGCCCCGAGGGCCAGAACGTCACCCTGACCTGCCGGGTCAGTGGTCCCCTCGCCGACCGCCACGACCTGCTCTACAAAACCTGGTACTTCAGCAGCAATGGTGACCAGAGCTGCTCTGAGAAGAAGCACATCCGCAACATCACTGAGAAAGAGCTGCACCATGACCTGAGCAGGCACCATGAGCCACTGGGCAACAGCACCCAAAAATCTCCCCTTGAGGGCCAAGCCAGCCATCACGGGGTGGAGTTTGTCCCCGACCACCATGGTGCCTTCCACATCGTGGTGATGAACCTGACGCTGCAGGACAGTGGGAATTACTGCTGCTATGCTGTGGAGGCCAGGAGGGAGCACGGCAAGCCCCACACCCTGCAGGTCGCTCATGGCTTTGTGGAGCTGCAGATTCAGCAAG gcagaggagggcttCAAAACTGCACGTTTCACACTGCCACCAGCAaag ATATCACAGCTGCCGCGCTGGCAACGGGCGCCTGCATCGTGGGcatcctctgcctgcccctcaTCTTGCTCCTGATTTACAAGCAGAGACAAGCTGTCAGCAGCAGAC GTGCCCATGAGCTCGTCAGAATGGAGAG CGCCCAGGGCATTGAAAACCCTGTCTTCGAGGCGGTCCCCACGGCGAGCATGGAGCCGCGGCCCCAACCCCAGCTCTCCTACATGGCCAGCCGGCAGCCCTCTGAGTCTGGCCGGCACTTGCTCTCTGAGCCCAGcacccccctgtccccccctgGCCCCGGGGACTGCTTCTTCCCAACACTGG ATCCTGTTCCCGACTCACCAAATTCCTTGAAAGCCTAA